A portion of the Sulfurospirillum diekertiae genome contains these proteins:
- a CDS encoding diguanylate cyclase domain-containing protein — protein MALTMDKRGTLFTLKDDRWSKIKNSILTRIILFAFMIIIIGGFTRYYLSFQTIHTNLFKVLSIHLEALADEGAQDVIHNLDVRKRFLTKLASLLPPSLLEDPKALKKWLIEREELNPVFSGALFVLNKEGTLIAGNGTEMIEAEKAYAEDGFFKQAMTQAFVIGTPIVSTISTVPVLPLSVPIKDDLGNIRAVLVGMTNFDTPGFFDRVLNGHIGQTGGFLLVDAKKQIFVAASQKELILKPTPKRGANLLHDKAISGFRGSGITINAHGIEELSAVASVPDTDWFVVSRIQTKEAFAMEENIKTTLIRAHAASLIIVPSILFAFLFFFFRPLRTSASLADKMSLGEVPLKPLPIKRMDELGYLTAAFNRLMAMLLESQKELKEIAHYDYLTKLPNRFLMVDRLAQALARCARNDTRLALLFMDLDGFKAINDSLGHNAGDEALIEVAKRFSSLIRASDTLARIGGDEFVILLSDLDGDLSCATSAASLVVSKCTEALKEPFILKGNRRYLGVSIGVAIGNKESLLDDLMVEADTKMYKTKNRTIPHINAIPSSVNIPLR, from the coding sequence ATGGCACTCACTATGGACAAAAGAGGTACTTTGTTTACATTGAAAGACGATCGTTGGAGTAAAATTAAAAATAGTATTCTTACTCGCATCATTTTGTTCGCATTTATGATCATCATTATAGGTGGATTTACACGGTATTATCTCTCCTTTCAGACTATCCATACGAATCTTTTCAAAGTTCTTTCTATTCATCTAGAAGCACTTGCCGACGAGGGTGCCCAAGATGTCATACATAATTTAGACGTTCGAAAAAGATTTCTGACGAAACTGGCTTCTCTACTACCTCCTTCATTGCTTGAAGATCCAAAGGCACTCAAAAAGTGGCTTATAGAGCGAGAAGAATTAAACCCCGTTTTTTCAGGTGCTTTATTTGTTTTAAATAAAGAGGGTACGCTCATTGCTGGGAATGGTACTGAAATGATAGAAGCTGAAAAAGCCTATGCAGAGGATGGTTTTTTCAAGCAGGCTATGACACAAGCGTTTGTCATTGGAACACCGATTGTGAGTACGATTTCAACAGTACCTGTTCTTCCGCTTTCTGTGCCTATTAAGGATGATTTAGGGAATATACGTGCCGTCTTGGTAGGAATGACCAATTTTGACACTCCAGGTTTTTTTGATCGTGTCCTTAATGGTCATATTGGACAGACGGGTGGATTTTTACTGGTTGATGCTAAAAAACAAATTTTTGTTGCTGCTTCGCAAAAAGAACTCATACTCAAGCCCACGCCCAAACGAGGAGCAAATCTTTTACATGACAAGGCAATATCTGGTTTTAGAGGAAGTGGAATCACGATTAATGCTCATGGAATAGAAGAATTGTCCGCTGTGGCATCTGTTCCAGATACAGATTGGTTTGTCGTTTCTCGTATTCAAACCAAAGAAGCTTTTGCTATGGAAGAGAATATTAAAACAACTCTTATTCGAGCACATGCGGCAAGTCTCATTATTGTTCCTAGTATACTCTTCGCATTTTTATTTTTCTTTTTTAGACCTTTGCGAACGTCTGCTTCTTTGGCTGACAAGATGTCGTTAGGGGAAGTACCCCTTAAACCATTGCCAATCAAACGAATGGATGAGCTTGGTTATTTAACAGCAGCATTCAATCGGCTGATGGCAATGCTCTTGGAGAGTCAAAAAGAGCTCAAAGAGATAGCGCACTATGACTATCTCACCAAACTTCCCAATCGCTTTTTGATGGTTGATAGATTGGCGCAAGCATTAGCACGGTGTGCGAGAAATGACACACGACTTGCATTGCTTTTTATGGATTTAGATGGCTTTAAAGCGATCAATGATTCTTTAGGGCATAATGCAGGAGATGAAGCACTGATTGAAGTGGCGAAACGTTTTTCATCGTTGATACGCGCGAGTGATACATTGGCGAGAATTGGAGGCGATGAATTTGTGATTTTACTCAGTGATCTTGATGGTGACCTGTCTTGCGCAACGAGTGCTGCTAGTTTGGTCGTATCAAAGTGCACCGAAGCATTAAAAGAGCCCTTCATACTGAAAGGGAATAGACGGTATTTGGGCGTCTCCATAGGTGTGGCCATAGGCAATAAAGAGAGCTTGCTGGATGATTTAATGGTAGAAGCTGATACCAAAATGTATAAAACAAAAAATAGAACCATACCTCACATCAACGCAATACCTTCCTCGGTTAACATACCTCTACGATAA
- the cowN gene encoding N(2)-fixation sustaining protein CowN — protein sequence MEEVRDRYVSFHNIDCYENATYVLDAMYELFELRPEAKNDLWIRFETLIPKDYKAIFAKHDSKDILYHICSHVFYLSALFEEYDFEKGIELMEKAEMECC from the coding sequence ATGGAAGAAGTACGTGATCGCTATGTGAGTTTTCATAATATTGACTGCTATGAAAATGCTACCTACGTGTTAGATGCTATGTACGAACTTTTCGAACTTCGTCCTGAAGCAAAAAATGATTTGTGGATTCGTTTTGAAACACTTATTCCTAAAGATTACAAAGCTATTTTTGCGAAGCATGATTCAAAAGATATTCTCTACCATATTTGCTCACATGTCTTTTATCTCTCCGCTCTTTTTGAGGAGTATGATTTTGAAAAAGGGATTGAGTTGATGGAAAAAGCCGAAATGGAGTGTTGTTAA
- the hemJ gene encoding protoporphyrinogen oxidase HemJ: protein MAYYSWILTFHVMAFMSWMAMLFYLPRLFVYHVEHSHKSEFVEVVKIQEYKVYKYIGLPAFWATLLSGAAMLIVNPILFETGEWLYAKLVVVAIMTAYSFSLEYFRVQLENDECKRSGKFFRAYNEVPTLLSILIVAYVVVKTFSLLFTAIIIGFFAFVIYMIFQQPEHKE from the coding sequence ATGGCATATTATAGTTGGATTTTAACCTTTCATGTTATGGCGTTTATGTCATGGATGGCAATGCTTTTTTATCTACCGCGTCTTTTTGTTTACCATGTAGAACACTCACACAAGAGTGAATTTGTTGAAGTCGTCAAAATTCAAGAGTACAAAGTCTACAAATATATCGGTCTACCTGCTTTTTGGGCAACCCTTTTAAGTGGTGCGGCTATGCTTATCGTGAATCCTATTTTATTTGAAACAGGCGAATGGCTTTATGCAAAACTTGTTGTGGTCGCTATAATGACAGCTTATTCATTTTCATTAGAATATTTTAGAGTACAACTTGAGAACGATGAGTGCAAACGCAGTGGCAAGTTTTTTCGCGCTTATAATGAAGTTCCAACGCTTCTTTCTATTTTGATTGTGGCGTACGTTGTGGTTAAAACGTTTTCATTACTCTTTACCGCAATTATCATTGGCTTTTTTGCCTTTGTCATCTACATGATTTTTCAACAACCAGAACATAAAGAGTAA
- a CDS encoding alpha/beta hydrolase, producing MVQKIVFALLALVLFQSLHAGILRDRLGFGEEEEETKEASFSNNVRLIANVSYGTDAKERFDVYTPLHVNTNSLAPVIFMVHGGAWRIGDKKSQSVVENKVNYWVKKGYIVISTNYKLLPEAPVNEQLHDVAKALGFAQEKSASWDGDKTKFIIMGHSAGAHIIALIASSNSLYTTYSITPPIAAVFLDSAVMDTPALMSAKHMRLYDPAFGTNPVYWQSLSPYHQLTTKRMPLLAVCSTKRDDSCPQAEKFLTKAATFGTKTLLLKENMSHREINKLLGEDVTYTKTVDDFLNQSLEEVLH from the coding sequence ATGGTTCAAAAAATTGTTTTTGCGCTTTTAGCACTTGTGCTGTTTCAAAGCTTGCATGCAGGTATTTTGCGCGATCGTTTAGGATTTGGAGAGGAAGAGGAAGAGACGAAGGAAGCGAGTTTTTCCAACAATGTTCGTCTCATTGCCAATGTCAGTTATGGCACGGATGCCAAAGAGCGTTTTGATGTCTACACCCCTTTACATGTAAACACCAACTCCCTGGCTCCCGTCATCTTTATGGTACATGGAGGCGCATGGCGAATCGGCGATAAAAAGTCTCAAAGTGTGGTGGAAAACAAAGTCAATTATTGGGTCAAAAAAGGCTACATTGTCATCTCTACCAATTACAAACTCCTCCCTGAAGCTCCAGTAAATGAGCAACTCCATGATGTCGCTAAAGCACTGGGATTTGCTCAAGAAAAAAGTGCTTCTTGGGATGGAGATAAAACTAAGTTTATCATTATGGGACACTCGGCAGGTGCACATATCATCGCGCTTATTGCCTCTTCAAATAGCTTATATACTACCTATTCGATCACGCCGCCTATTGCTGCTGTTTTTCTTGACAGTGCTGTGATGGACACACCAGCCCTTATGAGTGCCAAACACATGCGTCTGTATGACCCAGCCTTTGGAACAAACCCTGTCTATTGGCAAAGCCTTTCACCGTATCATCAGCTTACGACAAAGCGTATGCCGCTTCTTGCCGTCTGCTCCACCAAACGTGATGACTCATGCCCCCAAGCAGAAAAGTTTTTAACCAAAGCAGCTACATTTGGAACAAAAACTTTATTATTGAAAGAAAATATGAGCCACCGAGAAATCAACAAACTTTTAGGCGAAGATGTAACGTACACCAAAACAGTCGATGATTTCTTAAATCAGAGCTTAGAAGAAGTATTGCACTAG